CTCGGCAGCCAGGCCGGTCAGCGTCATCGTGAGAACCGTCGTCGTCAGGTCGGGCACGCCCAGCCGGCGTACCGTCGCGTTGCGCAGGCCCATGGCGAGCGCCGTGAGGACGATCAGCGCATAGGCGGTGCGGGCGTGGCCGGGTGAGATGTAGGCGACCACCGACGCCGCGCCCATCAACGCCGCCTCGACCGCGAGCGTCACTCGCGTCCAGCTCCGGCGGGAGCCCTCCCCCATCCATACCGCGATCCGGCCGCCGGTCACCGCACCCGCCAGGTAGGTGCCCAGCGACGTGGCCGCGTGCGGCACCGAGAATCCCGGCGCCCCGGCCGCGGCGAAGCCCAGCACCACCACGTTCCCGGTCATGTTCGCCGTGAAGATACGCCCGATGCCCAGGTAGGTCACCGCATCGATCAGCCCGCTGACCGCGGTCAGAGTCAGCAGCACCGCGACGAGCGGCAGGCCGCGCGCCTTCGGGGTGTCCTTATCAGTCCGTGTCTCGCTGACCATCGGATCAGTGGACCATGGCCAGGTGAGAGAACGGCGAAAGCCTCAGACCCCGAAGGCTCGCGAAGGCGGCCGGGGCTGTCGTCAGGGCAACTCGGTCACGCGGTCGGTGCCGGGTGGGGCGACCGGGCTGTGGGCGGTGAGGTAGTCGGTGAGGGCCGCGATGTCGTCCCCGCCGCCGACGGTGTCGGTGCCCTCGGCGAAGGTGGTGAATCCGTCGCCGCCCGCGGC
The nucleotide sequence above comes from Streptomyces sp. NL15-2K. Encoded proteins:
- a CDS encoding YoaK family protein, whose amino-acid sequence is MVSETRTDKDTPKARGLPLVAVLLTLTAVSGLIDAVTYLGIGRIFTANMTGNVVVLGFAAAGAPGFSVPHAATSLGTYLAGAVTGGRIAVWMGEGSRRSWTRVTLAVEAALMGAASVVAYISPGHARTAYALIVLTALAMGLRNATVRRLGVPDLTTTVLTMTLTGLAAESRVGGGSGTRSAHRAGAVVSMLAGAVLGAWLVIHHGLAIPLLVGALTTAALAATASAH